The Saccharomyces paradoxus chromosome VI, complete sequence genome includes a window with the following:
- the SEC53 gene encoding phosphomannomutase SEC53 (Phosphomannomutase~similar to YFL045C), producing MSIAEFAYKEKPETLVLFDVDGTLTPARLTVSEEVRKTLAKLRNKCCIGFVGGSDLSKQLEQLGPNVLDEFDYSFSENGLTAYRLGKELASQSFINWLGEEKYNKLAVFILRYLSEIDLPKRRGTFLEFRNGMINVSPIGRNASTEERNEFERYDKEHQVRAKFVEALKKEFPDYGLTFSIGGQISFDVFPAGWDKTYCLQHVEKDGFKEIHFFGDKTMVGGNDYEIFVDERTIGHSVQSPNDTVKILTELFSL from the coding sequence ATGAGTATCGCTGAATTCGCTTACAAGGAAAAGCCAGAAACTTTGGTTCTGTTCGATGTTGATGGTACCTTGACCCCAGCCAGATTGACTGTTTCTGAAGAAGTTAGAAAAACTTTGGCcaaattgagaaacaaGTGTTGTATTGGTTTTGTCGGTGGTTCTGACTTGAGCAAGCAGTTAGAACAATTAGGCCCAAACGTCTTAGATGAGTTTGACTATTcattttctgaaaatgGTTTGACTGCCTACAGATTGGGTAAGGAATTAGCTTCTCAATCCTTCATCAACTGGCTcggtgaagaaaaatacaataagTTGGccgttttcattttgagataTCTATCCGAAATTGATTTGCCAAAGAGAAGGGGTACTTTCTTGGAATTTAGAAATGGTATGATCAATGTTTCTCCAATCGGTAGAAACGCTTCTActgaagaaagaaatgaatttgaaaggTACGACAAAGAACACCAAGTCAGAGCTAAGTTTGTTGaagctttgaaaaaggaatttcCAGACTACGGTTTAACTTTCTCCATTGGTGGTCAAATCTCCTTCGATGTTTTCCCCGCTGGTTGGGATAAGACCTACTGTTTGCAACACGTCGAAAAAGACGGTTTCAAAGAGATTCATTTCTTCGGTGACAAGACCATGGTTGGCGGTAACGATTACGAAATTTTTGTTGACGAAAGAACAATCGGACATTCAGTGCAATCTCCAAATGACACTGTCAAAATTTTAACTGAACTATTCAGCTTATAA
- the OTU1 gene encoding ubiquitin-specific protease OTU1 (Deubiquitylation enzyme that binds to the chaperone-ATPase Cdc48p~similar to YFL044C), producing MKLKVTGPGINQIVTLKQDATLNDLIDHIDIDVKTLRFGYPPQRINLQEEDTSLIQTQLDELGINSGEKITIEPSDSDESFSLPPPQPKPKRVLKSTEMSIGGSGEDVLSVHPVPDDNSCLFHAIAYGIFKQDNVRDLREMVSKEVLSNPIKFNDAILDKPNKEYAQWILRMESWGGAIEIGIISDALSVAIYVVDIDAVKIEKFNEDKFDSYILILFNGIHYDSLTMNEFKTVFDKKNQPESDDVLTAALQLASNLKQTGYSFNTHKAQIKCNTCQMTFVGEREVARHAESTGHVDFGQNK from the coding sequence ATGAAACTGAAAGTCACCGGACCAGGAATCAATCAGATCGTTACTTTGAAGCAGGATGCAACACTCAATGATCTCATTGATCATATTGATATAGATGTTAAGACGCTGAGGTTTGGATACCCTCCCCAAAGGATCAATTTGCAAGAGGAAGACACTTCCTTGATACAAACCCAGCTGGACGAGCTGGGTATTAACTCTGGTGAGAAGATTACAATAGAACCCTCTGACAGTGACGAAAGCTTCAGTTTGCCACCGCCACAACCCAAACCAAAGAGAGTGCTAAAGAGCACGGAAATGTCCATTGGTGGCAGTGGAGAAGACGTCCTATCAGTTCATCCTGTTCCTGACGATAATTCATGTCTATTTCATGCTATTGCCTACGGTATTTTCAAACAAGATAACGTCCGTGACCTTAGAGAGATGGTCTCTAAGGAGGTCCTAAGTAACCccatcaaattcaatgaCGCCATATTGGACAAACCTAACAAAGAATACGCGCAATGGATATTGAGAATGGAATCCTGGGGTGGAGCCATAGAGATCGGTATCATATCCGATGCACTCTCGGTAGCTATTTATGTAGTAGACATCGATGCTGTTAAAATTGAGAAGTTCAACGAGGACAAGTTCGACAGTTACATTTTGATCCTGTTCAACGGGATCCACTACGACTCCTTGACTATGAACGAATTCAAGACTGTTTTTGACAAGAAGAACCAGCCGGAATCAGATGATGTTTTAACAGCAGCTTTACAACTAGCCTCAAATTTGAAGCAAACTGGCTATTCCTTTAACACTCATAAGGCCCAGATTAAATGTAACACTTGCCAAATGACTTTTGTGGGCGAAAGAGAAGTTGCTAGGCACGCTGAATCTACGGGCCACGTTGATTTTGGCCagaataaataa
- the FMP32 gene encoding Fmp32p (assembly factor for cytochrome c oxidase~similar to YFL046W): MLKRIVGLPTRRCFHRTSFLLGGGDFETVHIPNTNHFKDLLIENGKFQEDQATTIVEIMTDAIRGGVNHVSQDLAKREKLTQLSYQQRVDFAKLRDQLLSADRSEFHNIQNEYESVKNDLEKLRNKLREEITKTNAGFKLDLSLEKGRIREESSHHDLQIKEIDTKIEQEVTNMKMQIDSVKTQVMQWLIGVCTGTFALVLAYMRLLT, encoded by the coding sequence ATGCTCAAGCGCATTGTTGGATTGCCTACAAGGCGTTGCTTCCACAGAACGTCCTTTTTGCTGGGTGGTGGTGACTTTGAAACCGTCCATATTCCCAATACAAATCATTTTAAAGATTTACTTATAGAGAACGGTAAATTTCAAGAGGATCAGGCAACAACGATAGTAGAGATAATGACAGACGCTATTAGAGGCGGTGTGAATCATGTGTCACAGGATCTGgcaaagagagaaaaattgaCGCAACTTAGCTATCAACAGCGTGTTGATTTTGCGAAATTAAGAGATCAGCTATTGAGTGCTGACAGAAGTGAATTTCATAATATTCAGAACGAATACGAGAGTGTGAAAAACGATTTGGAGAAGTTGAGAAACAAACTAAGGGAAGAAATTACCAAAACCAACGCAGGTTTCAAACTGGATTTGTCCTTAGAAAAAGGTAGAATTAGGGAAGAAAGTAGTCATCACGATTtgcaaataaaagaaattgacaCGAAAATCGAGCAAGAAGTGACAAATATGAAGATGCAGATTGATTCTGTAAAGACTCAGGTCATGCAATGGCTGATAGGTGTCTGTACAGGTACGTTTGCACTTGTATTAGCATACATGAGATTATTAACATAG
- the LAM5 gene encoding Lam5p (similar to YFL042C) encodes MHLDNYNKILNHSAIRKKGEEGNYAERLVVMSDVDNWEPVSDNEDTTDSVKQLGPPFEHASNNDSTGDAEVESLQDVPLNTESNDAHKNLVVITNPNAADERSTEIKHDQSRTSSTSSFFSGMISSFKSNVQSPVSRSTTPTSPVSQPNIISHRREPSMGSKRRSSRRISNATIAEIGSPLQQVEKPEEVKTRLTPSQVKEDSYDHRRFVEERYMDTPYHYASEQRNRDFHETFKSVPKDDRLLDDFNCGLNRELLYQGKLYITETHLCFNSNVLGWIAKVLIAFEDITFMEKTSAAGLFPSAISIETKMGKTLFNGFISRDAAFGLMKEVWSRTLLQKDMASENLNTSREKPGNGKEIDDAINSIDEENNDKESNDYDTNDNDDENIYTNETTPKSKSSSLDKEKEKAYKLCGDSSYQYDGPLYHHSTSFPAEPMANNEFVLKELPFNCAPGILFEIMFNSEQNEFLLDFLRGQEGSQITAIPNFTSVDKSSMTLKREYSYEKALHFPAGPKSTTCYVAEVVKRKDPDTYYEVISSIRTPNVPSGGSFSTKTRYLIRWNDEITCLLRVSFWVEWTGSSWIKGMVENGCKNGQLEAAQLMERILSEFVNSNVEECQITVSKEEEKQESEEVEEKSKKIDLEQPREVFATNPAITEPQGLKVTTETWLFLYLIVILLLLLNLFYIRSIAVSLHQLVKLQLVELKL; translated from the coding sequence atgCATCTTGACAATTATAATAAAATACTCAATCATTCCGCTATCAGAAAGAAGGGTGAAGAAGGCAACTACGCAGAAAGATTAGTAGTGATGTCGGATGTAGATAACTGGGAGCCCGTATCCGATAATGAGGATACTACTGATTCTGTGAAACAATTGGGTCCTCCCTTTGAGCATGCAAGTAACAATGACAGTACAGGTGATGCTGAAGTTGAGTCGTTGCAAGATGTGCCCCTAAATACAGAGAGCAATGACGCACACAAAAATTTAGTAGTGATTACGAACCCAAATGCCGCTGATGAACGTTCTACTGAGATTAAACATGATCAATCAAGGACTTCTTCGACGTCCTCGTTCTTTAGTGGGATGATCTCTTCGTTTAAGTCAAACGTACAATCCCCAGTTTCTAGATCAACTACGCCAACTTCTCCAGTTTCGCAACCGAACATCATATCACATAGGAGGGAGCCCTCCATGGGGTCCAAAAGAAGATCAAGCCGCCGAATCAGTAATGCCACAATTGCTGAAATAGGCTCTCCCCTACAACAAGTGGAAAAGCCTGAGGAAGTCAAGACGAGACTCACTCCTTCCCAAGTGAAAGAAGACAGTTACGATCATAGGCGCTTTGTGGAAGAGCGTTACATGGACACACCTTATCACTATGCGTCTGAGCAAAGGAACAGAGACTTCCATGAGACATTCAAGTCCGTTCCTAAAGATGATAGACTACTAGATGATTTTAATTGTGGCCTCAATAGAGAGTTACTTTACCAGGGGAAACTATATATTACGGAAACACATCTCTGTTTCAACTCTAATGTTCTTGGCTGGATTGCTAAAGTGCTGATTGCCTTCGAAGATATCACGTTTATGGAAAAAACTTCCGCTGCTGGGTTATTCCCCAGCGCAATATCTATTGAAACAAAGATGGGCAAAACTCTGTTTAATGGATTTATATCCAGAGACGCTGCATTTGGATTGATGAAGGAAGTATGGTCAAGAACTTTGTTGCAGAAGGACATGGCTAGTGAAAACCTCAACACTTCAAGAGAGAAGCCAGGAAATggtaaagaaattgatgatgCAATAAACTCCATCGATgaggaaaataatgataaagaaTCTAATGATTATGACACTAATGACAATGACGATGAAAATATCTATACCAATGAGACCACCCCTAAAAGTAAGAGTTCCTCGctagataaagaaaaagagaaagcgTATAAACTGTGTGGCGATTCATCGTACCAGTATGATGGTCCACTATACCATCATTCAACAAGCTTCCCAGCTGAACCCATGGCCAACAACGAATTTGTGCTCAAAGAATTACCATTCAATTGTGCACCTGGTATACTTTTTGAGATCATGTTCAACTCAGAACAAAACGAATTCCTTCTGGATTTTTTACGAGGCCAAGAAGGTTCACAAATCACCGCTATTCCAAATTTCACGAGCGTTGACAAATCTTCCATGACTTTGAAGCGAGAGTATTCATACGAAAAGGCGTTGCACTTTCCTGCGGGACCCAAGTCCACGACTTGTTATGTTGCTGAGGTAgtaaagagaaaagatcCCGATACTTACTACGAAGTCATCAGTAGTATACGCACCCCGAACGTGCCCAGTGGTGGCAGTTTCTCGACTAAGACAAGGTACCTCATCCGCTGGAACGACGAAATAACGTGTCTGTTGCGAGTATCCTTCTGGGTGGAATGGACTGGCTCCAGTTGGATCAAAGGTATGGTTGAAAATGGTTGCAAGAATGGCCAATTGGAAGCTGCGCAATTAATGGAACGGATTCTCTCCGAGTTTGTTAACAGCAATGTCGAAGAATGCCAAATTACTGTCAGcaaagaggaagagaagCAAGAAAGTGAAGAAGTGGAAgagaaatcaaagaaaattgacCTTGAACAACCAAGAGAAGTCTTTGCTACAAATCCTGCTATTACAGAGCCTCAAGGTCTCAAGGTCACCACAGAAACCTGGTTATTCTTATACTTAATTGTGATTCTTTTACTATTGTTAAATCTGTTTTATATACGCTCAATTGCGGTTTCATTACATCAACTGGTGAAGCTGCAACTGGTGGAACTGAAGCTGTGA